The sequence below is a genomic window from Cucumis melo cultivar AY chromosome 5, USDA_Cmelo_AY_1.0, whole genome shotgun sequence.
ACCCTCACCTTACCTTCTGTGTGTAGCTCTCTTGCTTTCTTGAGAACACTTCGATTCCTTTCTAATTATAGACCCAAGCAAAGCTTTTGACCATGTTGACCCATAACACTCTTGCTTTCCTTTTCTCAATTTGTCACACAAAGGACGCCGGTTGTATTTATTCTTTTTGGCATTCAAATAAAATGCACCCAAACATCGAACCTTAACCTCCCAAGTCCTTATCTTGGAGGAGTAATGGAAAAAGAGGAAATCAGGAATATCCTCCCCTGCAACCAAACAGAGCACATAACCATTGGTACTAAATGTCCAAAAATTTTCCTTTGTAATTCGATCACCTATTAAAGTCTTTAGTGTTACATGACTAATAGGCGATCTATAGTTTGTCATTCGAGTTTTTCTCTTAATCTCAATGTCTCTGTACAAATAATTAAAAGCTGTTTTACTATTCTTCCTCACTGTCGATTCTAACCAATAGATCTTTAGATTTAGCTGATAAAATGTAATACTAATAGATACCTTCCTGGTACCTTTTCAGGTTTGAAGACAAAGACTGGCAAGATAATGAAGGTTCTCATTCAGTTATATTCTACTTTCTCTTCAGAATTTGTATCTGTATTGTTGGAATTCTTGCTAAAGGCAATGAGGTCGTCAGACTTGGCGTTTCCCAAAAATTCCAAAAAATCTAGCAGCTCTGTATTGGATggttggaagcttacggttgcTAAGATCTCAAATAAGGAACCAGAATTGCTTTTAGATCTGCTTGAGGCAGTTCTTGAGAAGATTAAGACTCAAGTAGCCTTGGAATATGGTATGATTAAATTTCAACTTTAGACTTAACAGCCTTGTCCTTTTCTAACTTTCTGAGCCTCGAGGCATATACTTGGCCAGTGACCGTTATAACATTACTTCTGGGAGATAGCTTTTGGACAATTATAGAACTACACGTATAACATATTTTTATTGGGAACTATTCACTTCCTTTTATTGTCTATTGATTCTATGTGTCCTTATATTTTGATTTAGTTTGATTAATGATGCCGGTTTGCTAACAAGTTTGTTTCTTCCCGCACTCTTCATGCTGCTCTTTTCGTGTGAGCATGGTTTTCTTATTTgcttttttttgttctttcagAAAGTCAGTACTTCATGCCCTCAGACCACAAAGTGGAAAGCTGTCAAGTGGTACAACTTTCCTCTTTGTTTGCATGGCTCGTTGACAAACTTAATGGAATAAAACTTAAGCGCAAGGGAGAAGTCTTTTCTGGGAAACACATTCCGAAAGGTATTCTCATGGAGTTGCTTCGTAAATGCCTTCTGGTATCAGCTCCTTGGAACAAGCGGCTTCTGGATTCAGCCACCGATCTTGCACAGTTATTGGATGACGATTCTCTAGTGAAGAAACTGAACAAGCTATCCTTTGTGAATGTACCGATTTCACCTATCCCAGATGGAGAAAATCCCAACCAAACCGCATCTGAGAACAGTTTTAATCAGGCGGAGTCGCTCCGTGAAGCAAGTCGGAAACTGGAGATGATTAAACTCCGCAAAAGAAAGAACAACTTGGCATCAAATCCAGTAGACGGTAATGTTGGAGGTTCCAGTAGATGGACTGTGGTAAGTTCATGGACTCCATGTCCAATTGGTATGTTGCCTCGTTCAATTGGCTGTTCTGGTCGGCTTTCCGTTCTTGATCTCAATCCCGAGAACGAACCAGCTTCAGAAGAGCCGAGAAGCAAAGAGAACCGTGCACTCAACAACTCTAGTCACAAGAGGGAAGCCAGTTCTGACATTCAGCATCTTGATAGCTCCATTGTCAAGAAAATGAAGGAAACAAATGATAAATCTCAGTTCGAGACCGAAGATGTTGAGTCACCTGAAGGTATTGAAGGGCGTTTGTTGATAGGTGGAATATGGAAGAAAGTTGGGGAAGAAGAATTATCTGCCATTCAATCTTCGGTAAGGATATTAATATAAATTCTTTTAGAGTTGCTGAGATTTTTGCTTTTAAAGTCCAAGTTCCAAATAGCTTGGATGAAATTTTGTTCGATCTATCTATGttgagagaaagaaaagaaaagaaaagaaagaacatacagaaaaggaaagaaaagaaaattgtgTTCAGTTCATCTCTATTGTGAAAATTCATGTAGTTGTATTGTAACCATTTGAGTTTTGATTATTTATATTCGAGTATTCGAGGAGATTTGTTGGACCAGCAAGGCCCatttttttgttctattttgGGCCCAAACTTGAGTTAGGAAATGCACTAATTCGGCCGGACCCAATTTTCTAGTTCAATCTCTTCCACATGGAGACTCAAATTGCAAACCTCTTTATCGGCATATCAATTGAATTATGTTCACGTTGACTGGTTTGATATTTCCATATCATTTTTCATActtgaattattttaaaatttattttgaagaCGAAGGGGAGTAGCTACTTTAACGTGTATTCATAGCACATTGAGCAAGTTTTAGGTGCATAATATATGAGATTGTCGGTTGATTCTTGAAAGTTGCTTCCTTTCATAATGTAAGGTTTGTATCACAACACAAACCCTCAAATCTAAGTATAATTCAATTGATTTAGACATTTTTGTAGCCTCCACTTCATAGCATAAAGAAAAAGGGAATTATCTTTATCGTGTAATAATTGAGAGTTGAAATGGAAGTTAATATCCCAAAattctctctctatatataaataaataaagatagaGGGAAAAAAAGGTTGATGGCAATGATAGAAGTGATGCTTAAACTTTAGGAGACAAAGGCATTGGAAAGGAAGTGAATGGGTATGTGACCATCCCAAAGCAAATCACAACCCAAACAAAATCTGCCAACTCCCTCTTCTTTCCTCCATCATCCATTATATATCATTCTCAATGTTctatatctttcttttttcaaagaaaaaaaaaatcttctctCCATAATCCATGGAGAGagaatttataatatataataatagtttaTCAAATTTCCGTTTTTGTTGTCAAGTTTTGAATACTATACGTGTCTAGTTCTTAAGTTTTAAAAACGTAACCTTTTAGTACTTAGCTTTTGAACAAA
It includes:
- the LOC103491463 gene encoding pre-rRNA-processing protein las1 isoform X1, whose amino-acid sequence is MDSLLGFEEVLGENEEENLSTYSRKLVPWSTWNEWLFVSQSLFSDSPDSVAAALSRISTWRSRGCLPVVVEVTASIIEIQQKDPYFIKNQSIDASVRGTENQLNIVSLSEEALAMLYCMAIMRLVNGVVEKTRKKTEVSIAVAADAIGLPRLLIDIRHEGSHRELPALQVVRHASAKALCWLKSYYWEPQEKAIPFQGDISTSIRKEIKSKLRVLAFNLEVKQNPQLESALVKPKRLKTKTGKIMKVLIQLYSTFSSEFVSVLLEFLLKAMRSSDLAFPKNSKKSSSSVLDGWKLTVAKISNKEPELLLDLLEAVLEKIKTQVALEYESQYFMPSDHKVESCQVVQLSSLFAWLVDKLNGIKLKRKGEVFSGKHIPKGILMELLRKCLLVSAPWNKRLLDSATDLAQLLDDDSLVKKLNKLSFVNVPISPIPDGENPNQTASENSFNQAESLREASRKLEMIKLRKRKNNLASNPVDGNVGGSSRWTVVSSWTPCPIGMLPRSIGCSGRLSVLDLNPENEPASEEPRSKENRALNNSSHKREASSDIQHLDSSIVKKMKETNDKSQFETEDVESPEGIEGRLLIGGIWKKVGEEELSAIQSSVRILI
- the LOC103491463 gene encoding pre-rRNA-processing protein las1 isoform X2, which gives rise to MLYCMAIMRLVNGVVEKTRKKTEVSIAVAADAIGLPRLLIDIRHEGSHRELPALQVVRHASAKALCWLKSYYWEPQEKAIPFQGDISTSIRKEIKSKLRVLAFNLEVKQNPQLESALVKPKRLKTKTGKIMKVLIQLYSTFSSEFVSVLLEFLLKAMRSSDLAFPKNSKKSSSSVLDGWKLTVAKISNKEPELLLDLLEAVLEKIKTQVALEYESQYFMPSDHKVESCQVVQLSSLFAWLVDKLNGIKLKRKGEVFSGKHIPKGILMELLRKCLLVSAPWNKRLLDSATDLAQLLDDDSLVKKLNKLSFVNVPISPIPDGENPNQTASENSFNQAESLREASRKLEMIKLRKRKNNLASNPVDGNVGGSSRWTVVSSWTPCPIGMLPRSIGCSGRLSVLDLNPENEPASEEPRSKENRALNNSSHKREASSDIQHLDSSIVKKMKETNDKSQFETEDVESPEGIEGRLLIGGIWKKVGEEELSAIQSSVRILI